The following coding sequences lie in one uncultured Mailhella sp. genomic window:
- a CDS encoding sigma 54-interacting transcriptional regulator, whose amino-acid sequence MDSVLLEYMEQAFDVFQDGIWISDADSTCLFVNKKYEELSGFSKKWMMGRKATSIVAEGIFDVAVNPEVISSGRPVSKIQTLSNGKHLSLDGFPILDRNGKVVMCITFIRDISTIVNMENKLAHQRDLLNTMVRINNSSLQTVEDGSNFIFSSAMESFLAKARIMAQTDISVLILGETGVGKDVMAQRIHAMSRRADKPFIKVDCGSISPNLIESELFGYVGGAFSGANRSGRIGFIEAAAGGTVFFDEIGELPLPLQTRLLRFLQDGVIVRVGANTPKKVDVRVVAATNKDLEKAVARGEFRSDLYYRLKIAVLNIPPLRRRKEDIMPLANFFLQQFSRRYNRVMTLGDDVEPLLLSYDWPGNVRELKSMMQEAVVTCPKNVVRAYHLPISSSSSLREPAPASAEFDFEGKDYHDIMREMECRMLRAAVARFSGNMTAASKMLRMDRSTMFRKIKDLEKHGLKVL is encoded by the coding sequence ATGGATTCCGTGCTTCTTGAATATATGGAACAGGCTTTCGACGTTTTCCAGGACGGCATCTGGATAAGCGATGCAGATTCCACATGTCTTTTCGTCAATAAAAAGTACGAGGAGCTGAGCGGATTTTCCAAGAAATGGATGATGGGACGCAAGGCGACGAGCATTGTGGCCGAAGGCATTTTCGACGTGGCCGTCAATCCCGAAGTCATCAGTTCCGGCCGCCCTGTCTCAAAAATACAGACGCTTTCCAACGGAAAGCATCTTTCTCTCGACGGTTTTCCCATTCTGGACAGAAACGGCAAGGTGGTCATGTGCATCACCTTCATCCGCGACATCAGCACCATCGTGAACATGGAAAACAAGCTGGCGCATCAGCGCGATCTTTTGAACACCATGGTGCGGATCAACAATTCCAGTCTGCAGACCGTGGAGGACGGAAGCAATTTTATTTTCAGCTCGGCCATGGAATCCTTTCTGGCCAAGGCGCGCATCATGGCGCAGACGGACATCTCCGTGCTCATACTCGGCGAAACCGGCGTGGGCAAGGACGTGATGGCCCAGCGCATACACGCCATGAGCCGCAGGGCCGACAAGCCGTTCATCAAGGTGGACTGCGGCAGCATTTCCCCGAACCTCATCGAATCCGAGCTGTTCGGCTACGTGGGCGGAGCCTTTTCCGGCGCGAACCGCAGCGGCCGCATAGGCTTTATTGAAGCCGCGGCCGGGGGCACGGTGTTCTTCGACGAAATAGGCGAACTTCCCCTGCCGCTTCAGACAAGACTGCTGCGCTTTCTGCAGGACGGCGTCATCGTCCGTGTGGGAGCCAACACGCCCAAGAAGGTGGACGTGCGCGTGGTGGCCGCCACCAACAAGGATCTGGAAAAGGCCGTTGCCCGCGGGGAGTTCCGCAGCGATCTCTACTACCGGCTGAAAATCGCGGTGCTGAACATTCCTCCGCTGCGCAGGCGAAAGGAAGACATCATGCCGCTGGCCAATTTTTTCCTTCAGCAGTTTTCCAGAAGATACAACAGAGTGATGACTCTGGGCGACGACGTGGAGCCGCTGCTGCTGTCCTACGACTGGCCGGGCAACGTGCGGGAGCTCAAGAGCATGATGCAGGAAGCCGTGGTCACGTGTCCGAAGAACGTGGTGCGGGCCTACCATCTGCCCATCAGCTCGTCGTCCTCGCTGCGGGAGCCTGCTCCCGCGTCGGCGGAGTTCGACTTCGAGGGCAAGGACTATCACGACATCATGCGGGAAATGGAATGCCGCATGCTGCGCGCGGCCGTCGCCCGTTTTTCCGGCAACATGACGGCGGCTTCCAAAATGCTGCGCATGGACAGAAGCACCATGTTCCGCAAGATCAAGGATCTTGAGAAACATGGTCTGAAGGTTCTGTAG
- a CDS encoding DMT family transporter, which translates to MRLFLATAFCLTLFALNSILCRAALVVWGMEPLQYTAIRGLSAAVMLALLCALHVVRGAPGKGSVWKQAWKESSWAGSLFLFLYMLCFSLAYLTMPSAAGTLILNISVQFGMVGWGLAQGVRLTRMQAAGLALAFAGLLALLSPGLTAPPLVGALLMVISGLSWGGYSICGRGASSASLATAGNFFRCAIAGVVTACAAMMLEGPAHPAAWACALAAGAVASAPGYVLWYVIVPRYSLTGSSVIQLSVPLITAVLAVLLLNEPITLRLALCSVPILGGICLALVSRQKA; encoded by the coding sequence ATGCGACTTTTTCTTGCCACCGCCTTTTGTCTGACGCTTTTTGCTCTCAACTCCATCTTGTGCCGTGCGGCTCTGGTCGTCTGGGGCATGGAGCCGCTCCAGTACACCGCCATACGCGGCCTTTCCGCCGCGGTCATGCTGGCTTTGCTGTGCGCCCTTCATGTGGTGCGCGGCGCGCCCGGCAAAGGCTCCGTGTGGAAACAGGCCTGGAAGGAAAGCTCCTGGGCCGGTTCCCTGTTTCTCTTCCTGTACATGTTGTGCTTCTCCCTCGCCTATCTGACCATGCCTTCGGCCGCAGGAACGCTCATCCTCAATATTTCCGTGCAGTTCGGCATGGTAGGATGGGGCCTCGCCCAAGGCGTGCGGCTCACCCGCATGCAGGCGGCAGGTCTCGCCCTGGCCTTTGCCGGCCTTCTGGCCCTGCTCTCTCCCGGTCTGACCGCTCCGCCGCTGGTCGGCGCCCTGCTCATGGTGATTTCCGGTCTCTCCTGGGGCGGATACAGCATCTGCGGCCGCGGCGCGTCTTCCGCCTCGCTGGCCACGGCGGGCAACTTCTTCCGCTGCGCCATTGCGGGCGTCGTCACCGCATGCGCCGCCATGATGCTTGAGGGCCCCGCGCATCCCGCGGCCTGGGCCTGCGCTCTGGCCGCCGGCGCCGTGGCCTCCGCGCCCGGATATGTTCTGTGGTACGTCATCGTTCCGCGCTACAGCCTGACCGGCTCGTCCGTCATCCAGCTCAGCGTGCCGCTCATCACTGCGGTGCTGGCCGTGCTGCTGCTCAACGAACCCATCACCCTGCGCCTTGCCCTGTGCTCCGTGCCCATTCTCGGCGGCATCTGTCTGGCGCTCGTTTCCAGGCAAAAAGCCTAG
- a CDS encoding sulfite exporter TauE/SafE family protein produces MTISLIISFVVVGFLCGATSIGGILLIPAIQYGTGMPLSLASGTALCSFFFTAAVGTFLHWRRGNLKKEIVVPQCIGALLFSCFGALTKHVVGDVALNAILAVLIIISGAAALRQPHPMRSMETERGRFRYLLFVGSFVGFMAGLTGMGGPVLSVPMMIVMGFAPFATVAAAQPFQMFACLSGSIGNIIIDQINWNIALMSVVLQSVGVWAGIRAASHMNTALLKKAIAFLCMFTGVFMLLR; encoded by the coding sequence ATGACGATTTCTCTCATCATCAGTTTTGTAGTCGTGGGCTTTCTTTGCGGCGCCACCAGCATCGGCGGCATTCTGCTCATTCCGGCCATACAGTACGGCACGGGCATGCCGCTTTCCCTGGCGTCGGGCACGGCGCTGTGCAGCTTTTTCTTCACCGCCGCAGTAGGCACGTTCCTGCACTGGCGGCGCGGCAATCTGAAAAAGGAGATTGTGGTTCCTCAGTGCATCGGCGCGCTGCTGTTCAGCTGCTTCGGCGCGCTCACCAAGCACGTGGTGGGCGACGTGGCGCTCAACGCCATTCTGGCCGTGCTCATCATCATTTCTGGCGCGGCTGCTCTGCGTCAGCCCCATCCCATGCGGAGCATGGAAACGGAACGCGGGCGCTTCCGCTACCTGCTCTTCGTCGGCTCCTTCGTCGGATTCATGGCCGGCCTCACCGGCATGGGCGGCCCGGTGCTTTCCGTGCCCATGATGATCGTCATGGGCTTTGCTCCCTTCGCCACGGTGGCGGCGGCGCAGCCCTTCCAGATGTTCGCCTGTCTTTCCGGCAGCATCGGCAACATCATCATCGACCAGATCAACTGGAATATTGCACTGATGTCCGTGGTGCTTCAGAGCGTGGGCGTCTGGGCGGGCATACGCGCGGCCAGCCACATGAACACGGCGCTGCTCAAAAAGGCCATTGCCTTCCTGTGCATGTTTACCGGCGTGTTCATGCTGCTGCGCTGA
- a CDS encoding alanine--glyoxylate aminotransferase family protein, translating into MSSIQATRMLTPGPTPIPDRVRLVMASPLLHHRKDAFKTILAENQIMLKKLFCTESPVIPLASSGTGGMTAAAFNLFEPGEKVLVATAGYFGNRWVDIATMRGLTPVVLRKDAGKSFDPEEIRAMLDADPAIRGVFMQISETSTGVLHPVQEVAAITRERNVLFVADGISAVSISPVRMDEWGIDCLITGSQKGLMLPPGLAFIALSPRAWKRAEEVRPQCYYFDLIQERASCAKNQTHYTSPISLLMGLHEALTMLHEFGMENVFKKQWALTQMARTGLAAMGMNLFVKEEGRYTWGLTSVLMPEDMPAGPIVAKAFKDCGVILTAGQGDLKDKVIRLAHMGWIDWADLAAGLHALAWSLPEKPKGAYLEAALDAYHAALGE; encoded by the coding sequence ATGTCATCCATTCAGGCTACCCGTATGCTTACCCCGGGCCCCACGCCCATTCCCGACCGCGTTCGTCTGGTCATGGCCTCCCCCCTGCTTCATCACCGCAAGGACGCCTTCAAGACCATTCTGGCCGAAAACCAGATCATGCTCAAAAAGCTCTTCTGCACGGAATCTCCCGTCATTCCGCTGGCCAGCTCCGGCACAGGCGGCATGACCGCCGCCGCGTTCAATCTCTTTGAACCCGGCGAAAAGGTGCTCGTGGCCACGGCCGGATATTTCGGCAACCGCTGGGTGGACATCGCAACCATGCGCGGCCTCACCCCCGTAGTGCTGCGCAAGGACGCCGGAAAGTCCTTCGATCCCGAGGAAATCCGCGCCATGCTCGACGCCGATCCCGCCATCCGCGGCGTGTTCATGCAGATTTCCGAAACGTCCACCGGCGTGCTTCATCCCGTGCAGGAAGTGGCGGCCATCACCCGCGAGCGCAACGTGCTCTTCGTGGCCGACGGCATTTCCGCGGTGTCCATCTCGCCCGTGCGCATGGACGAATGGGGCATCGACTGTCTCATCACCGGCTCGCAGAAGGGCCTCATGCTGCCCCCCGGTCTGGCCTTCATCGCCCTCTCGCCCCGCGCCTGGAAGCGCGCCGAAGAAGTGCGCCCCCAGTGCTACTACTTCGATCTGATTCAGGAACGGGCCAGCTGCGCCAAGAATCAGACTCACTACACCTCGCCCATCAGCCTGCTCATGGGCCTGCACGAAGCGCTGACCATGCTGCATGAGTTCGGCATGGAAAACGTGTTCAAGAAGCAGTGGGCCCTCACGCAGATGGCCAGAACCGGCCTTGCCGCCATGGGCATGAACCTGTTCGTCAAGGAAGAAGGCCGCTACACCTGGGGCCTCACCAGCGTTCTCATGCCCGAAGACATGCCCGCCGGTCCCATCGTGGCCAAGGCCTTCAAGGATTGCGGCGTCATTCTCACCGCCGGTCAGGGCGACCTCAAGGACAAGGTGATTCGCCTCGCCCACATGGGCTGGATAGACTGGGCGGATCTCGCCGCCGGTCTGCACGCGCTTGCCTGGAGCCTGCCGGAAAAGCCGAAGGGAGCCTATCTCGAAGCCGCACTCGACGCCTATCACGCGGCACTCGGAGAATAA
- a CDS encoding class I SAM-dependent rRNA methyltransferase: METVFLKKGEDRRLRVGHLWVFSNEIDVKRSPLSSFAPGQSVLVADCGGRPLGTGYVNPASLIAVRLVSRKTDEALDADLLRRRLSDALALRERMFHAPFYRLCHGEGDFLPGLIADRHGNHLVCQITTAGMDAHTDELVAVLDELLHPASILLDNDVASRDLEGLERFQRVALGSAPDEIFVEENGMRYAVALRGGQKTGWFYDQRLNRAALAPFVQSQPGCTVLDAFCYAGGFGALAAKNGAGKVTFMDASAHALSYAERNAGQFGTATESLQGDALTLLADLRREGRTFDIVCLDPPAFIKRKKDARQGLEAYQRVNELGLDLVRPGGMLMTCSCSHHLEADALRNLVTRAAGKRRRHARLLFQGFQGPDHPIHPAMPETAYLKTFLFHLPE, encoded by the coding sequence ATGGAAACCGTTTTTCTCAAAAAAGGCGAAGACCGCCGCCTGCGCGTGGGACACCTCTGGGTGTTCAGCAACGAAATAGACGTCAAACGTTCGCCGCTTTCGTCGTTTGCGCCGGGGCAGTCCGTGCTCGTGGCCGACTGCGGCGGACGTCCGCTCGGCACGGGCTACGTCAATCCCGCCTCGCTCATCGCCGTGCGCCTGGTGAGCCGCAAGACGGATGAAGCGCTCGACGCGGATCTGCTGCGCCGCCGCCTCTCCGACGCTCTGGCATTGCGCGAACGCATGTTCCATGCGCCCTTCTACCGCCTCTGCCACGGCGAAGGCGACTTTCTGCCGGGACTCATCGCCGACAGGCACGGCAATCACCTCGTCTGCCAGATCACTACGGCGGGCATGGACGCGCACACCGACGAACTCGTTGCCGTGCTCGACGAGCTGCTTCACCCCGCCTCCATTCTGCTCGACAACGATGTGGCTTCCCGCGATCTTGAAGGCCTCGAACGCTTTCAGCGCGTCGCCCTGGGCTCCGCGCCCGACGAAATTTTTGTGGAAGAAAACGGCATGCGCTATGCCGTCGCTCTGCGCGGCGGTCAGAAAACGGGCTGGTTCTACGATCAGCGCCTGAACCGCGCCGCGCTTGCGCCCTTCGTGCAGTCGCAGCCGGGCTGCACCGTGCTGGACGCCTTCTGCTACGCCGGCGGATTCGGCGCGCTGGCGGCCAAAAACGGCGCGGGAAAAGTCACGTTCATGGACGCTTCCGCCCACGCGCTCTCCTACGCCGAACGCAACGCCGGACAGTTCGGCACGGCCACGGAATCCCTTCAGGGCGACGCCCTCACTCTGCTCGCCGATCTTCGCCGCGAAGGCCGCACCTTCGACATTGTGTGCCTTGATCCGCCCGCGTTCATCAAGCGCAAAAAGGACGCCCGTCAGGGCCTCGAAGCCTATCAGCGCGTCAACGAACTGGGCCTCGATCTCGTGCGTCCCGGCGGCATGCTCATGACCTGCTCCTGCTCCCATCATCTGGAAGCCGACGCCCTGCGCAATCTGGTCACCCGCGCGGCAGGCAAAAGACGCCGTCACGCCCGGCTGCTGTTCCAGGGCTTTCAGGGGCCGGATCATCCCATTCATCCGGCCATGCCCGAAACGGCCTATCTCAAGACCTTCCTTTTCCATCTGCCGGAATAG
- a CDS encoding diacylglycerol kinase yields MDRERLKEGFFHIFKAAGYSLAGLRTGVRLSLAFRQECGVFIALIVLLAACGKPLTTWLIALGAWLLVMMAELINTAIEEALNLITRDYNIAVKNAKDMASAAVFLMLALNAALWFCIFILGLF; encoded by the coding sequence ATGGACCGCGAACGTCTGAAGGAAGGCTTCTTCCACATCTTCAAGGCCGCGGGCTACTCTCTGGCCGGTCTCAGAACGGGCGTGCGCCTCAGTCTTGCCTTCCGGCAGGAATGCGGCGTTTTCATCGCCCTCATCGTGCTGCTCGCCGCGTGCGGCAAGCCCCTGACCACGTGGCTCATCGCGCTTGGGGCGTGGCTGCTCGTCATGATGGCGGAGCTCATCAACACGGCCATTGAAGAGGCCCTCAACCTCATCACGCGCGACTACAACATTGCGGTGAAAAACGCCAAGGACATGGCTTCCGCCGCCGTGTTCCTCATGCTGGCGCTCAACGCCGCGCTCTGGTTCTGCATCTTCATTCTGGGACTGTTCTGA
- the yjgA gene encoding ribosome biogenesis factor YjgA — translation MPRKNRYQIGGAEEEERVSRSQKKRDSAALQAVGEKLARIPAVKRARLPLPPDLKDGLDEYDRLSGFEAKRRQLQYIGRLMREAQEEGTLQPVLDALDVLE, via the coding sequence ATGCCCCGCAAGAACCGGTATCAGATAGGCGGCGCGGAGGAAGAGGAACGCGTAAGCCGTTCGCAGAAAAAACGCGACAGCGCCGCGCTTCAGGCCGTGGGGGAAAAGCTGGCCAGAATTCCCGCCGTGAAGCGGGCCCGTCTGCCGCTCCCGCCCGATCTCAAGGACGGGCTCGACGAGTACGACAGGCTTTCCGGCTTTGAGGCGAAAAGGCGTCAGCTTCAGTACATCGGCCGTCTCATGCGCGAGGCGCAGGAGGAAGGCACGCTTCAGCCCGTGCTCGACGCCCTTGACGTGCTGGAATAA
- a CDS encoding phenylalanine--tRNA ligase beta subunit-related protein, which yields MKPDLRIDDDMHACCPDCRLGWLIYDAEPRESDASVWNAVEELLPALKAQLDSTPLADMPNLGESRRAYRACGKDPGRWRVSSEALYRRVRQGRDLYRINAVVDVNNLVSLETGFSLGSYDRDRLEGSVVLRRGKPGESYPGIGKDSVNLECMPLLADEAGPVGSPTSDSTRAMVTPESRRLLTVIYSFSPRAELEKALALAVDRFGTLAGACNLEFGIVERIS from the coding sequence ATGAAGCCGGATTTGCGCATTGACGACGATATGCATGCCTGCTGCCCGGACTGCCGTCTGGGCTGGCTGATCTATGACGCGGAACCTCGTGAATCCGACGCGTCCGTATGGAACGCGGTGGAGGAGCTGCTGCCCGCATTGAAGGCGCAGCTGGATTCGACGCCCCTTGCCGACATGCCGAACCTCGGCGAGTCGCGCCGCGCGTACCGCGCCTGCGGCAAGGATCCCGGCCGCTGGAGAGTGTCGTCCGAAGCCCTGTACCGGCGCGTCCGTCAGGGACGGGACTTGTACCGCATCAATGCCGTGGTGGACGTGAACAATCTCGTTTCTCTGGAAACGGGATTTTCCCTCGGCTCCTACGACAGGGATCGTCTTGAGGGGTCCGTCGTGCTGCGGCGCGGAAAGCCCGGGGAATCGTATCCCGGCATCGGCAAGGACTCCGTGAATCTGGAATGCATGCCTCTTCTGGCCGACGAAGCAGGCCCGGTGGGCAGTCCCACGAGCGATTCCACGAGGGCCATGGTGACTCCGGAAAGTCGCCGTCTGCTGACGGTGATCTATTCCTTTTCCCCGAGGGCGGAACTGGAAAAGGCGCTTGCGCTGGCCGTCGACCGGTTCGGAACGCTGGCGGGCGCATGCAATCTTGAGTTCGGCATAGTGGAGAGAATCAGTTAA
- a CDS encoding EamA family transporter has product MKLNFSDRGFWLGTAYCVLAALAWAIIGPVSRVCFAEGMEPATVAFWRMAISGVCFLIHAMLVGGLHAGRRDLVSMMLFGAINVSLVILSLQISIQKSGGAIAIILMFTAPAWVAFFSRILFHEAINSAKITALALAMVGTSLVCLSGGSLGGEVSYVGIGCGLLSGFTYAFQFLFFAWYKDRYSTQALFAMTFLPAAVVLSFFAHFRPISMHAAGALFILSFVSTYVSYFWYGQSLRYLSPVQAAILGNLEPVVGTLLCWWLWNENFSFIGWVGCALVIGSVLLLTMKRS; this is encoded by the coding sequence ATGAAGCTTAATTTCAGTGATCGCGGATTCTGGCTCGGCACGGCGTACTGCGTGCTTGCCGCTCTGGCGTGGGCCATCATCGGGCCCGTGTCCCGCGTGTGCTTTGCGGAAGGCATGGAGCCTGCCACCGTGGCGTTCTGGCGCATGGCCATTTCCGGCGTGTGCTTTCTCATTCACGCCATGCTCGTGGGCGGCCTGCATGCCGGAAGGCGCGACCTCGTGAGCATGATGCTGTTCGGCGCGATCAACGTTTCCCTCGTGATTCTTTCCCTGCAGATTTCCATTCAGAAAAGCGGCGGAGCCATCGCCATCATTCTCATGTTCACGGCTCCGGCGTGGGTGGCCTTTTTCTCGCGCATTCTGTTTCATGAAGCCATCAACTCGGCTAAGATCACGGCCCTGGCGCTGGCCATGGTGGGCACCAGTCTGGTCTGTCTTTCGGGCGGAAGCTTGGGCGGCGAGGTGTCGTACGTGGGCATAGGCTGCGGCCTGCTTTCCGGCTTCACCTACGCCTTCCAGTTCCTGTTCTTTGCCTGGTACAAGGATCGCTATTCCACGCAGGCGTTGTTTGCCATGACCTTTCTTCCCGCGGCGGTGGTGCTTTCCTTCTTCGCGCATTTTCGGCCCATATCCATGCATGCGGCGGGAGCGCTGTTCATTCTCAGCTTTGTCTCGACCTATGTTTCCTATTTCTGGTACGGCCAGTCGCTGCGCTATCTGTCGCCGGTTCAAGCCGCCATTCTGGGCAATCTGGAACCGGTGGTCGGCACGCTGCTGTGCTGGTGGCTCTGGAACGAGAATTTTTCCTTCATCGGCTGGGTGGGCTGCGCGCTGGTCATCGGCTCCGTGCTGCTTCTGACCATGAAGCGATCCTGA
- the mgtE gene encoding magnesium transporter: MTHKEILRLICELSHAGNTRDFARLVEKAHPSDTAEALAELPVSTTLTLLKQLNDEIAATLFGYFSESLQTQIFHGLPPVEAARLFEHLPADERADFYALLSPQAQQALLAALSEDVRRDLMRLSAFSEESTGSVATSEYISVLPETRVAAALKTVRAAARRCESIYVVYVLDREQRLLGAASLRDLLLADDGELMENVMRRHPVCARASWPRERAAEMIRRYDLLALPVTDEHNKMMGVITVDDAMDVEKEQDASQLARFGGTATAGDTELDLLKSPLFSMFKVRAFWLVFLTVFGVVTSNFVAAQEEMLSRVIVLAAFIAPIVDMGGNTGSQSATLVIRAMAVGDVTPGMRELWRVFRRELPVACALGLTVALIEGSLAWVSKGVDAPVLLTVGLSMFVCTASGGLIGLALPFLARRMGTDPATLSSPLITSVMDLLGVFIYFGFAYLFLGDALAAALL; this comes from the coding sequence ATGACCCATAAGGAAATTCTGCGTCTCATCTGCGAACTGTCCCATGCCGGCAACACCCGCGACTTTGCAAGACTCGTCGAAAAGGCGCATCCTTCCGACACCGCAGAGGCGCTTGCCGAACTGCCTGTCTCCACGACACTCACGCTTCTGAAACAACTGAACGACGAAATCGCCGCAACCCTCTTCGGCTATTTTTCCGAGTCCCTCCAGACGCAAATTTTTCACGGCCTGCCGCCCGTCGAGGCGGCGCGCCTCTTTGAACATCTGCCCGCCGACGAACGCGCCGACTTCTACGCGCTGCTTTCGCCGCAGGCTCAGCAGGCTCTGCTTGCCGCTCTGAGCGAAGACGTGCGTCGCGATCTGATGCGCCTTTCCGCCTTTTCCGAAGAGAGCACCGGCTCCGTCGCCACTTCCGAATACATTTCCGTGCTGCCCGAAACGCGCGTGGCCGCGGCGCTCAAGACCGTGCGCGCCGCCGCCCGCCGATGCGAATCCATTTACGTCGTCTATGTGCTCGACAGGGAGCAGCGTCTGCTCGGCGCGGCATCGCTCCGGGACCTGCTTCTCGCCGACGACGGCGAGCTCATGGAAAACGTCATGCGCCGTCACCCGGTGTGCGCCCGCGCGTCCTGGCCCCGGGAGCGCGCCGCGGAAATGATTCGCCGCTACGATCTGCTGGCCCTGCCCGTCACCGACGAACACAACAAAATGATGGGCGTCATCACCGTGGACGACGCCATGGATGTGGAAAAGGAACAGGACGCCTCCCAGCTTGCCCGCTTCGGCGGCACCGCCACGGCCGGGGACACGGAACTCGATCTGCTCAAATCCCCTCTGTTCAGCATGTTCAAGGTGCGCGCATTCTGGCTCGTCTTTCTCACGGTGTTCGGTGTGGTCACGAGCAACTTCGTGGCCGCGCAGGAAGAAATGCTCTCGCGTGTCATCGTGCTCGCGGCCTTCATCGCGCCCATCGTGGACATGGGCGGCAATACGGGAAGTCAGTCCGCCACGCTGGTGATACGGGCCATGGCCGTGGGCGACGTCACCCCCGGCATGAGGGAGCTGTGGCGCGTGTTCCGGCGCGAACTTCCCGTGGCCTGCGCGCTCGGGCTCACCGTGGCCCTCATCGAAGGCTCGCTCGCCTGGGTTTCCAAGGGCGTCGATGCGCCCGTGCTGCTCACCGTGGGACTCAGCATGTTCGTCTGCACGGCCTCCGGCGGTCTCATCGGCCTCGCTCTGCCCTTCCTCGCCCGCCGCATGGGCACGGATCCCGCCACGCTTTCCTCCCCGCTCATCACGTCCGTCATGGATCTGCTCGGGGTGTTCATCTACTTCGGCTTCGCCTACCTCTTCCTCGGCGACGCGCTCGCGGCCGCGCTCCTATAA